A region of Salvia splendens isolate huo1 chromosome 17, SspV2, whole genome shotgun sequence DNA encodes the following proteins:
- the LOC121775083 gene encoding kinesin-like protein KIN-14N: MASKNQNKPPPALSHSKPSGDEATVDKRRRIGGTKVTSGTVGRPQARQAFSVVNGGQDPPPNSKLSSSSGADCGVIEFTKEDVEALLSEKPASKNKFNYNFKEKKEQMEDCIKRLKQCVRWFRHLEGNYVTEQEKLKNLLEVSEKKCSDVERLMKEKDNELNSIIMELRQNLDTLQENHTKVQLEKSEALDSLEQEREAKLAAEKVQASLLEELKRTQEDNASNIQKIQSQNDMYKRLQEYNTSLQQYNSRLQSELHETNETLKHVEKEKAAVVENLSTLRGHHSSLQEQLATSRDSQNEAIKQKEALASEVTSLKGDLLKIRDDRDRQLFQVHALSAEVVKYRESTGKFVAELESVSGKMDELESTCCSQTVQIRQLQEQLAYAEKKLKLSDMSATETRSEFEEQNIFIHELQDRLADAEFKIAEGEKLRKKLHNTILELKGNIRVFCRVRPFLSDDGVGADTKVISFPTATETMGRGIDVTQNGQKLSFTFDKAFVPDTSQQEVFVEISQLVQSALDGYKVCIFAYGQTGSGKTYTMMGKPESPDQRGLIPRTLEQVFETRQILQAQGWKYEMQVSMLEIYNETIRDLLAPNKSISDASRPENGKQYTIKHDANGNTHVSDLTIMDVRSSKEVSYLLDRAAQSRSVGKTQMNEQSSRSHFVFTLRIMGFNESTDQQVQGVLNLIDLAGSERLSKSGATGDRLKETQAINKSLSSLSDVIFALAKKEEHVPYRNSKLTYLLQPCLGGDSKTLMFVNVSPDPSSVGESICSLRFAARVNACEIGVPRRQTSLKSYSDSRLSIG, translated from the exons ATGGCTTCCAAGAACCAGAACAAGCCTCCTCCCGCTCTTTCACAT AGTAAGCCCAGTGGCGATGAGGCTACGGTGGATAAGAGGCGGCGGATTGGAGGCACTAAAGTGACCTCTGGCACTGTGGGAAGGCCACAAGCTCGGCAAGCATTTTCGGTGGTGAATGGGGGACAGGATCCACCTCCTAACAGTAAGCTGTCGAGCAGCTCGGGTGCAGACTGTGGAGTTATTGAGTTCACCAAGGAGGACGTAGAGGCCTTGCTCAGCGAGAAACCAGCaagtaaaaataaattcaaCTACAACTTCAAG GAAAAGAAAGAACAAATGGAGGACTGCATAAAGAGGCTTAAGCAGTGTGTTAGGTGGTTCCGACATCTGGAAGGGAATTATGTAACCGAGCAGGAGAAGCTCAAGAATTTGTTGGAAGTTTCAGAAAAGAAATGCAGTGATGTGG AACGGCTGATGAAAGAGAAGGATAATGAATTGAATTCGATTATCATGGAGTTGCGGCAAAACCTAGACACACTGCAAGAAAATCATACTAAAGTGCAGCTAGAGAAATCG GAAGCATTGGATTCTTTAGAACAAGAAAGAGAGGCCAAACTTGCTGCTGAGAAAGTGCAAGCTTCCCTTCTAGAAGAGCTTAAGCGAACTCAAGAAGACAATGCTAGTAACATCCAGAAG ATACAATCACAAAATGATATGTACAAGAGGTTACAAGAGTACAACACAAGCTTACAACAATATAATAGTAGACTGCAGTCTGAACTTCATGAAACTAATGAGACACTAAAACATGTTGAGAAAGAGAAGGCGGCAGTTGTGGAAAACCTTAGTACACTGAGAGGCCATCATAGTTCTCTGCAAGAGCAACTTGCAACCTCAAGG GATTCGCAAAATGAAGCTATAAAACAAAAGGAGGCACTGGCTAGTGAAGTTACCAGCTTGAAAGGTGATTTGCTAAAAATAAGAGATGATCGTGATCGACAGCTGTTTCAAGTTCATGCTCTATCAGCTGAAGTAGTGAAGTACAGAGAATCCACTGGAAAGTTTGTTGCTGAGTTAGAGAGCGTCAGTGGCAAAATGGACGAGCTGGAG TCAACGTGTTGTAGTCAAACAGTGCAAATTAGACAACTGCAGGAGCAGCTGGCGTATGCAGAAAAGAAGCTAAAG CTATCAGACATGTCAGCAACGGAGACAAGATCTGAATTCGAGgaacaaaatatatttattcatgAGTTACAAGACCGATTGGCTGATGCAGAGTTCAAAATCGCAGAAGGAGAAAAGCTTCGCAAAAAACTGCACAACACTATCTTG GAGTTGAAAGGGAACATCCGCGTCTTTTGTAGAGTGAGGCCCTTTTTGTCTGATGATGGAGTTGGAGCTGACACAAAAGTTATCTCTTTCCCAACAGCTACAGAAACAATGGGTCGAGGCATTGATGTAACTCAAAATG GGCAAAAGCTTTCTTTCACTTTTGACAAAGCATTCGTGCCTGATACGTCCCAACAAGAAGTTTTTGTGGAGATATCACAGCTTGTACAAAGTGCACTCGATGGCTATAAG GTTTGTATCTTTGCCTATGGGCAAACCGGTTCTGGCAAGACGTATACCATGATGGGCAAGCCAGAATCACCTGATCAAAGAGGTTTGATTCCGAGAACATTGGAACAGGTATTTGAGACGCGACAAATTCTGCAGGCCCAAGGATGGAAATATGAAATGCAG GTTTCAATGCTTGAAATATATAATGAAACAATCCGTGATCTGTTAGCCCCAAACAAATCAATCTCTGATGCATCTCGGCCAGAAAATGGGAAGCAATACACTATCAAACATGATGCAAATGGAAACACTCACGTTTCTGATCTTACAATCATGGATGTTCGTAGTAGCAAGGAGGTTTCGTACCTCTTAGATCGGGCAGCGCAGAGTAG GTCCGTAGGAAAGACACAAATGAATGAACAATCTTCAAGGAGCCATTTTGTCTTCACCTTGCGAATCATGGGTTTTAATGAG AGTACCGACCAACAAGTACAAGGTGTTCTGAATCTGATCGACCTTGCTGGTAGTGAGAGGTTATCCAAGAGTGGCGCTACTGGAGATCGGTTGAAAGAAACCCAG GCCATTAATAAAAGCTTATCGTCTCTAAGCGATGTTATATTTGCCTTGGCCAAGAAGGAGGAGCATGTGCCTTATAGGAACTCCAAGTTAACCTATCTTCTCCAG CCTTGTTTAGGTGGAGACTCAAAGACGTTGATGTTTGTGAACGTGTCGCCGGATCCTTCATCAGTAGGTGAATCAATTTGTTCACTGAGGTTTGCTGCAAGGGTCAATGCTTGTGAAATAGGCGTGCCGAGGCGCCAAACAAGCCTCAAGTCTTATTCGGATTCTCGTCTGAGCATTGGCTGA
- the LOC121775372 gene encoding protein NDR1-like: MWLSLRTSNPTLSVESFYAAALNASDAAARGNRTVFLDVKLANSMKDKGVHYANTTLTLSFYRRRRNSSSSSSDDGLIAVGDYAWPGFHQGHKKSTRRRALVGAAGVPWAEARDAVAGGEGVGFRVRVATRVKFKIMFWYTKRHRLEVAGDVQVDATGGKVGKKGVKLKSAAGLGGGGARGCFCSRFVECGL; the protein is encoded by the exons ATGTGGCTCAGCCTCCGCACCTCCAACCCGACCCTCTCCGTCGAGAGCTTCTACGCCGCCGCCCTCAACGCCTCCGACGCCGCCGCCCGGGGCAACCGCACCGTGTTCCTCGACGTCAAGCTCGCCAACAGCATGAAGGACAAGGGCGTCCACTACGCCAACACCACTTTAACCCTATCATTctaccgccgccgccgcaactcttcttcttcctcctccgaTGATGGTTTGATCGCCGTCGGCGACTACGCGTGGCCGGGGTTCCACCAGGGCCACAAGAAGAGCACGCGCCGCCGCGCCCTGGTGGGCGCGGCGGGGGTGCCGTGGGCCGAGGCCCGGGACGCGGTCGCGGGCGGGGAGGGGGTGGGGTTTCGGGTGAGGGTGGCGACGAGGGTCAAGTTCAAGATTATGTTTTGGTATACTAAGAGGCATAGGCTGGAGGTTGCCGGAGATGTTCAAGTCGACGCCACCGGTGGGAAGGTAGGCAAGAAGGGTGTGAAGCTTAAGTCAGCGGCGGGGCTGGGTGGCGGTGGTGCCCGTGGTTGTTTTTG TTCAAGATTTGTGGAATGTGGTTTGTga